One segment of Caldanaerobius polysaccharolyticus DSM 13641 DNA contains the following:
- a CDS encoding response regulator transcription factor — protein MPKSVLLVEDDRPISRFVELELRHEGYIVDVAHDGISGYEKIRNNEYDIIILDIMLPGMDGIELLKKVRLNSDVPVILLTAKSDVNDKVLGLDIGADDYITKPFAIEELLARMRVLLRGKEKIYRCGEELKAADLVLNMSTRTVKRGGINISLTKTEFDLLQYMLKNKNVVLSRNRILSEVWGYDFLGDTNIVDVYIRYLRSKIDDGYENKLIHTVRGVGYVLKENAK, from the coding sequence TTGCCTAAAAGCGTCTTGTTAGTAGAAGATGATAGACCTATTTCCAGGTTTGTGGAACTGGAATTAAGACACGAAGGATATATCGTAGACGTGGCTCATGATGGTATTTCAGGTTATGAAAAGATAAGGAACAATGAATATGATATAATAATTTTGGACATAATGCTGCCGGGCATGGACGGCATTGAATTGCTCAAAAAAGTACGGTTGAATTCTGATGTTCCTGTAATTTTACTAACCGCTAAAAGTGATGTAAATGATAAGGTTTTAGGTTTGGATATAGGTGCTGATGATTACATAACCAAGCCTTTTGCCATCGAAGAGTTGTTGGCCAGGATGAGAGTTTTGCTTAGAGGCAAGGAGAAAATATACAGATGTGGAGAAGAACTTAAGGCAGCAGATTTAGTGCTGAATATGTCCACACGAACAGTAAAAAGGGGAGGTATAAATATAAGCCTTACCAAAACTGAATTTGACCTATTGCAATACATGTTAAAGAATAAGAATGTGGTGTTGTCAAGAAATAGAATATTAAGTGAGGTGTGGGGATATGATTTTTTAGGGGATACGAATATAGTAGATGTTTATATAAGATATCTAAGAAGTAAGATCGACGATGGATATGAAAATAAGTTAATCCATACTGTAAGAGGAGTAGGGTATGTTTTAAAGGAGAATGCTAAATGA
- a CDS encoding DUF554 domain-containing protein, which translates to MLGTLVNVAAIVVGSAVGAFLKMGIPERYKSTIMQGLSLSVMIIGLSNALKYNNLLLVIVSLVIGGIIGEAIGIEYLLNKLGDIVHSKMSNGSNSSVSKGFVTASLIFCVGAMAIVGALKDGLEGDHSILYAKSMLDGIASIVFASTFGIGVLFSSVTVFIYQGFITLMASFLKDLLINPIIADMSAIGGVLIVGISLNMLDIKNIKVGNLLPAIFVPVVYQLIKLIFHL; encoded by the coding sequence ATGTTGGGTACATTAGTAAACGTAGCTGCAATCGTGGTAGGGAGTGCTGTGGGAGCATTTCTTAAAATGGGAATACCCGAAAGGTACAAATCTACCATAATGCAGGGATTGTCCTTAAGCGTTATGATCATAGGTTTATCCAATGCTTTAAAATACAATAATTTATTGCTAGTCATTGTAAGTCTTGTGATCGGCGGTATAATCGGTGAAGCCATTGGCATTGAATACCTGCTAAACAAACTAGGAGATATAGTTCATAGCAAGATGAGTAATGGAAGCAATTCTAGCGTAAGTAAGGGGTTTGTAACAGCTAGTCTTATTTTTTGTGTAGGTGCCATGGCTATTGTAGGAGCGTTAAAGGATGGATTGGAGGGGGATCATAGTATACTATATGCGAAATCTATGCTGGATGGTATTGCGTCTATAGTTTTTGCTTCTACTTTTGGAATAGGCGTACTGTTTTCTTCCGTAACGGTTTTTATATATCAAGGGTTTATAACGTTGATGGCCTCGTTTTTAAAAGACCTTCTTATTAACCCAATTATTGCGGATATGTCAGCAATTGGCGGGGTATTGATCGTCGGAATTTCTTTGAATATGCTTGATATAAAAAACATAAAAGTGGGGAACTTATTACCAGCTATATTTGTGCCTGTTGTATATCAGCTTATAAAGCTTATTTTTCACTTATGA
- a CDS encoding oxidoreductase: protein MRFSMLFSPIKIGTMEVKNRFVVPPMATGLARPDGSPTDAHVTYFATRAKGGYGLLIVEATAVDPLGKGSPWDEPGIWDDSFIPAWKKIVDEVHKYGAKIAIQLHHAGRQTTHDKINGQPVAPSPIPCPIEREIPRELTTEEVYELIEKFGDAARRARDAGFDAVEVHGAHGYLIAQFMSPYTNKRIDEFGGDFMSRMKFPVEIVKNIRKKVGNGYPIIFRLSGDEKVVGGRNIDDSRAVARVMEEAGVDAIHVSAGVYASTQYIIAPAAMPPGFNVYAAEEIKKAVKIPVIAVGRINDPVLAEDILETGKADMVAMGRESLADPELPNKVAAGAIDEISPCIGCMQACAGYLFDPDQPHISCLVNPFACREGELKIEKAEKPKKIMVVGGGPGGLEAAWILAKRGHIVTLYEKENVLGGQYRIGAIPPAKQDILKALRYYITMGKKYGVNYRLGVEVTEDLIEREKPDVVVLATGGVPLVPNIKGIDNPRFVKAVDVLEGKKEVGMNVLIVGGGMVGAETADFLGEHHHNVTIIEMLPEIARGEQDAVKYFLMKRLNKYGVKTITNAVVKEFLDDGVIYEKDEKIEKLTGFDTIVLAMGAVAYNPLEQRIKDKVPEVYIVGDAVRARDALVAIEEAARMAVKV from the coding sequence ATGCGGTTTTCGATGCTTTTCTCGCCAATCAAGATAGGAACAATGGAGGTGAAGAACCGGTTTGTTGTGCCACCAATGGCCACTGGGCTGGCCAGGCCTGACGGAAGTCCTACGGACGCACATGTTACTTATTTTGCAACAAGAGCAAAAGGAGGATATGGGCTTTTGATTGTAGAGGCTACAGCCGTAGATCCTCTGGGGAAAGGCTCTCCATGGGATGAACCCGGTATATGGGATGACAGTTTCATCCCTGCGTGGAAAAAAATTGTGGACGAAGTTCATAAATACGGGGCCAAAATAGCAATACAGTTGCACCATGCTGGGAGGCAGACCACCCATGATAAAATAAACGGACAGCCGGTGGCACCGTCCCCCATACCATGTCCTATTGAAAGAGAAATACCGCGCGAGCTTACTACAGAAGAGGTATATGAATTAATAGAAAAATTTGGGGATGCAGCCAGAAGGGCAAGGGATGCTGGATTTGACGCTGTAGAAGTGCATGGCGCTCACGGTTATCTTATCGCACAATTTATGTCTCCTTACACAAATAAGCGTATCGACGAGTTTGGTGGAGATTTTATGAGCAGGATGAAATTCCCTGTAGAAATCGTTAAAAACATCAGAAAAAAGGTCGGCAACGGTTACCCGATTATATTCAGGCTCAGCGGCGATGAGAAAGTCGTGGGAGGTAGAAATATTGATGATTCAAGAGCGGTAGCACGGGTTATGGAGGAAGCAGGGGTCGACGCTATTCACGTATCAGCAGGAGTTTATGCGAGTACGCAATATATAATTGCCCCAGCGGCAATGCCTCCAGGCTTTAACGTCTATGCTGCCGAGGAGATAAAAAAAGCAGTAAAAATTCCGGTAATCGCTGTTGGAAGAATTAACGATCCTGTGCTGGCTGAGGATATCCTGGAGACAGGAAAAGCCGATATGGTTGCAATGGGAAGAGAATCCCTTGCTGATCCAGAGCTTCCTAATAAGGTAGCTGCAGGTGCGATCGATGAAATATCACCTTGTATTGGATGCATGCAGGCCTGCGCGGGATATCTATTTGATCCTGATCAACCGCATATTTCCTGCCTTGTCAATCCTTTTGCGTGCAGAGAAGGAGAGCTCAAGATAGAGAAAGCCGAAAAACCCAAAAAGATTATGGTGGTTGGTGGTGGGCCTGGTGGCCTTGAAGCGGCGTGGATTCTGGCAAAGAGAGGCCATATTGTAACCTTGTATGAAAAAGAAAATGTTTTAGGTGGACAGTACAGAATAGGTGCTATACCGCCTGCTAAACAGGACATACTAAAAGCTCTCCGATATTATATAACTATGGGCAAGAAGTATGGTGTAAATTACAGACTAGGTGTGGAGGTAACTGAGGATCTTATTGAAAGAGAAAAGCCGGACGTAGTTGTGCTGGCTACCGGTGGTGTGCCTTTGGTACCCAATATCAAGGGTATTGATAATCCAAGATTTGTGAAAGCTGTAGATGTGTTGGAAGGCAAAAAAGAAGTAGGCATGAACGTCCTGATCGTAGGCGGAGGTATGGTTGGCGCGGAGACAGCTGACTTCCTTGGCGAGCACCATCATAATGTAACTATAATAGAAATGCTGCCAGAGATAGCAAGAGGTGAACAGGATGCAGTAAAGTATTTTTTGATGAAGAGACTTAATAAGTACGGTGTAAAGACCATTACAAATGCTGTTGTCAAAGAATTCCTGGATGATGGCGTGATATATGAAAAAGATGAAAAAATAGAAAAACTAACAGGATTTGATACAATTGTTCTTGCAATGGGAGCTGTAGCGTACAATCCCCTTGAACAGAGGATAAAGGATAAGGTGCCAGAGGTATATATTGTAGGCGATGCAGTACGGGCCAGGGATGCACTGGTAGCTATAGAAGAAGCGGCAAGGATGGCTGTTAAGGTTTGA
- the thiM gene encoding hydroxyethylthiazole kinase, whose product MLEGLLTNLRNKKPLVHHITNTVTINDCANITLAIGALPVMAHALEEVEEMVSAAQALVLNIGTLTKEQVNAMIKAGIVANSLKIPVVLDPVGAGATAMRTDSAKRILEKIKVSVIKGNSSEIAILAGRDGKIRGVEAAYSAEDIVGAAKEMASKYKAVVAITGATDMITDGENVAYVRNGHPMMGTITGTGCMLTSVVGSFCGANKDSFESTIAAFVSFGLAGELAASSSAVKGPASFKMAFFDEVYNLTEEKIKKGIKIEINK is encoded by the coding sequence ATGCTAGAAGGCTTGCTTACAAATCTAAGGAATAAAAAACCATTAGTTCATCATATAACTAACACGGTTACCATTAATGATTGTGCCAATATAACCCTTGCCATAGGGGCGCTGCCAGTAATGGCCCATGCTTTAGAAGAGGTAGAGGAAATGGTAAGCGCTGCCCAAGCCCTGGTTTTAAATATTGGCACTCTTACAAAGGAACAAGTGAATGCCATGATAAAAGCAGGAATAGTTGCAAATTCCCTCAAAATACCAGTTGTATTGGACCCTGTGGGTGCCGGAGCTACGGCAATGAGAACGGACAGTGCTAAAAGGATACTGGAGAAAATCAAGGTGTCTGTAATAAAGGGAAATAGCTCAGAGATAGCCATTCTTGCTGGTAGAGATGGAAAAATAAGAGGAGTGGAAGCTGCGTACAGTGCAGAAGATATTGTTGGTGCTGCTAAGGAGATGGCAAGCAAGTACAAAGCAGTGGTAGCAATTACAGGAGCAACCGATATGATTACCGATGGAGAAAATGTAGCCTATGTTAGAAATGGTCATCCTATGATGGGGACCATCACCGGTACAGGCTGCATGCTCACGTCGGTGGTGGGAAGTTTTTGTGGTGCTAATAAAGACAGTTTTGAATCTACGATAGCGGCATTTGTTTCTTTTGGGCTGGCAGGCGAGCTAGCCGCATCCAGTAGCGCAGTTAAAGGGCCAGCCAGTTTTAAGATGGCATTCTTCGATGAAGTATATAACCTTACAGAAGAAAAGATAAAAAAAGGAATTAAAATAGAAATTAACAAATAA
- the cytX gene encoding putative hydroxymethylpyrimidine transporter CytX — protein MNIKLSNRSMFLLWFGAAISMAEIMTGALYAPMGFKKGIVAILLGHVVGNTLLVLTGVIGFREKVSSMESTRYAFGIYGSYLFSILNILQLMGWTAVMIIISGRSLNSISIKLWGFDNFYVWALITGLLVILWIYAGNRGFNVINNIAVILLLILTMVMSFSVFKGGMPDRIKGGMSFGQGFELAVVMPLSWLPLISDYTRAAESEKGSAVATWLGYFIGSSWMYIIGLSTALVFNSSDPTDIMLKAGLGIYALIIVIISTVTTTFLDVYSSGISFLNIKSGNERLVSVVMGIIGTVIALVFPMDQYENFLYAIGSTFAPLFAVLVIGYFIFKENKNSQRFNVEALISWAIGVMLYYVLLRYDTVIGVTMPDVILTGIIYLIIHKINLAFKSLGGM, from the coding sequence GTGAATATTAAGCTTTCCAATCGCAGCATGTTTTTACTCTGGTTTGGGGCAGCCATATCTATGGCTGAGATAATGACAGGGGCCTTATACGCCCCCATGGGATTTAAAAAAGGAATAGTGGCCATCCTGCTGGGGCATGTCGTTGGTAATACATTACTTGTGCTGACAGGTGTAATAGGTTTCAGAGAAAAAGTCAGTTCCATGGAATCTACCCGCTATGCTTTCGGAATATACGGTTCTTATTTATTTTCCATTCTTAATATCCTCCAGCTTATGGGATGGACTGCTGTGATGATAATTATATCAGGCCGCTCATTGAATTCTATATCTATAAAGCTGTGGGGATTTGACAACTTCTATGTTTGGGCGTTGATCACAGGTCTGCTGGTAATACTATGGATATATGCAGGAAACCGGGGTTTTAATGTGATAAATAATATTGCCGTCATATTATTGCTTATTCTAACGATGGTTATGAGTTTTTCGGTGTTTAAAGGAGGTATGCCAGATAGAATCAAAGGTGGCATGAGCTTTGGACAGGGTTTTGAGCTGGCAGTAGTTATGCCTTTATCGTGGCTTCCACTGATATCTGATTATACAAGAGCCGCTGAATCAGAAAAAGGCTCAGCTGTCGCTACTTGGCTTGGCTACTTTATAGGGAGCTCATGGATGTATATCATAGGCTTAAGCACAGCCCTTGTATTCAACAGTAGTGATCCGACAGATATAATGTTAAAAGCAGGTTTAGGGATTTACGCTTTGATAATAGTGATTATATCAACTGTTACTACAACATTTTTAGATGTATATTCTTCGGGTATATCGTTCCTGAATATTAAGAGCGGAAATGAAAGACTGGTATCTGTGGTTATGGGTATTATAGGCACGGTAATCGCCCTCGTATTTCCTATGGACCAGTACGAAAATTTTCTCTACGCTATAGGCTCAACATTTGCACCGCTTTTTGCAGTGCTGGTGATAGGTTATTTTATTTTTAAAGAAAATAAGAATAGCCAGAGATTTAATGTAGAGGCTTTGATTTCGTGGGCTATAGGTGTGATGCTTTACTATGTTTTGTTAAGGTATGACACGGTTATTGGTGTTACAATGCCTGATGTAATACTTACTGGCATTATTTATTTAATTATCCATAAAATTAACTTAGCATTTAAGTCACTAGGAGGAATGTAA
- the thiD gene encoding bifunctional hydroxymethylpyrimidine kinase/phosphomethylpyrimidine kinase: MKLALTIAGSDSGGGAGIQADLKTYSAHGVYGMSVITSITAQNTTGVLGIEDISPEMVALQIKAIFEDLYPDAVKIGMVSNEGIIESIAGGLKNYKPEKVVLDPVMISKSGNHLLKPEAIEALKRKLIPLSLVVTPNLMEAGALSGFEIKDKEDMKEAAKKILDLGAKTVVVKGGHLTGDALDIFYDGKVFYEITSERINTENTHGTGCTFSSAIAANLALGYDLLESIKRAKNYITGAIKHSLGIGHGVGPTNHFWNCHVRGDECEY; encoded by the coding sequence GTGAAGTTAGCACTTACTATCGCTGGTTCTGACTCCGGTGGTGGAGCAGGTATACAGGCGGATTTAAAAACTTATTCGGCCCATGGAGTTTATGGTATGAGCGTCATTACATCGATTACGGCGCAGAATACCACTGGCGTTCTCGGAATAGAGGATATAAGTCCGGAGATGGTAGCCCTGCAAATAAAGGCGATCTTTGAAGACCTATATCCTGACGCTGTGAAAATAGGTATGGTATCCAATGAAGGCATAATCGAATCTATTGCAGGAGGTTTAAAAAATTATAAGCCTGAAAAGGTAGTCTTAGATCCCGTGATGATTTCAAAGAGTGGAAACCATTTATTAAAACCAGAGGCCATTGAGGCTTTAAAAAGAAAGCTTATCCCATTAAGCCTTGTGGTTACGCCCAACCTTATGGAAGCAGGGGCATTGAGTGGCTTTGAGATTAAGGACAAAGAGGATATGAAAGAGGCTGCTAAGAAGATATTGGATCTTGGTGCCAAGACAGTAGTTGTAAAAGGTGGGCATCTCACTGGTGATGCTTTAGATATATTCTACGATGGCAAGGTGTTTTATGAGATTACATCAGAAAGAATTAATACTGAGAACACCCATGGTACAGGATGTACCTTTTCCTCAGCAATTGCTGCTAATTTGGCTTTAGGGTATGACTTATTGGAATCTATAAAGAGAGCAAAGAATTACATCACGGGGGCTATAAAGCACTCACTGGGTATAGGACATGGGGTGGGTCCCACCAATCATTTCTGGAACTGCCACGTAAGGGGAGATGAATGTGAATATTAA
- a CDS encoding putative holin-like toxin has protein sequence MSMYQTLSLMIMFGMLIVAILDFKRKK, from the coding sequence ATGAGTATGTATCAGACATTGTCATTAATGATAATGTTCGGTATGTTGATCGTAGCAATCCTCGATTTTAAGAGAAAAAAATAA
- a CDS encoding SPFH domain-containing protein, whose protein sequence is MIFGIIVLIFILIVLFASIKIVTTGNVFIVERLGQFYKVLEPGWHVIIPFLDYVRAKVSTKQQILDIEPQSVITKDNVKISVDNVIFFKVMNARDAIYNIEDYKSGIIYSTITNMRNIIGNMTLDEVLSGRDKINAELLKVVDQLTDAYGIKILSVEIKNIIPPDEIRQAMEKQMKAERDKRAMILQAEGEKQSAIARAEGEKQAKILTAEAEKEANIRRAEGLKQSQILEAEGRATAIKAIAEAQAKAIALVNKAIIESGTNETVIALKQIEALQEMAKNPANKLILPNSALDSLGSIAAIAEILKSEKKP, encoded by the coding sequence ATGATTTTTGGTATCATCGTTTTGATTTTCATCTTGATCGTGCTTTTTGCTTCAATTAAAATCGTAACAACAGGCAACGTGTTCATCGTGGAGCGTCTGGGGCAGTTCTACAAAGTGCTGGAACCGGGCTGGCATGTCATAATACCGTTTCTGGACTACGTAAGGGCAAAAGTATCGACAAAGCAGCAGATATTGGATATAGAGCCTCAAAGCGTTATAACAAAGGATAACGTCAAGATTTCTGTAGACAACGTAATATTTTTTAAGGTCATGAACGCACGAGATGCCATATACAATATCGAGGACTACAAATCTGGTATCATTTACTCCACTATAACCAATATGCGAAACATAATTGGCAATATGACCCTTGATGAAGTTCTATCCGGCAGGGATAAAATTAATGCGGAGCTTCTCAAGGTGGTGGATCAGCTGACGGACGCATACGGCATTAAAATCCTGTCAGTGGAAATAAAGAACATCATACCGCCTGACGAGATACGACAGGCGATGGAAAAGCAGATGAAGGCCGAAAGGGATAAGAGGGCGATGATACTTCAGGCGGAAGGTGAAAAGCAAAGTGCCATAGCAAGGGCCGAAGGCGAAAAGCAGGCGAAGATACTGACGGCGGAGGCGGAAAAGGAGGCCAATATAAGGCGAGCGGAAGGCCTGAAGCAGTCTCAAATCTTGGAGGCCGAGGGTAGAGCCACTGCCATAAAGGCCATTGCTGAAGCGCAGGCCAAGGCTATTGCACTGGTCAATAAGGCTATCATAGAATCGGGGACCAATGAAACCGTCATAGCACTCAAGCAGATAGAAGCGCTGCAGGAGATGGCTAAAAATCCTGCCAACAAGCTGATACTGCCTAATTCAGCTCTGGATAGCCTTGGAAGCATAGCGGCTATAGCAGAAATCTTAAAAAGCGAAAAGAAGCCCTGA
- a CDS encoding NfeD family protein yields MIVAAILDLLTSNIFFVFFSVGGVIAIAVYLIGLSFLTQLLCFLIVSIVLILLIYPYVRKNLKRTVPHFSPFENKYIGQRFTVPDDIEEEGEMKIGGIYWRVKNTGEPIKKGNTVEVIGIEDSKFLIKKVEDDKK; encoded by the coding sequence GTGATTGTCGCGGCGATCCTGGATTTGTTGACCAGCAATATTTTTTTCGTGTTCTTTTCGGTCGGCGGAGTAATAGCCATCGCTGTGTATTTGATCGGGTTATCTTTTTTGACGCAGTTGCTTTGTTTTCTCATCGTGAGTATCGTGCTCATACTGCTTATTTACCCCTATGTGCGAAAAAACTTAAAGAGGACCGTGCCGCATTTTTCTCCGTTTGAGAATAAGTACATCGGCCAACGGTTTACAGTACCCGATGATATTGAAGAAGAGGGCGAGATGAAAATAGGAGGAATATACTGGAGGGTTAAGAATACGGGAGAACCTATAAAAAAAGGGAATACGGTTGAAGTGATCGGTATAGAGGATAGTAAGTTTTTGATTAAAAAAGTGGAGGATGATAAAAAATGA
- a CDS encoding GtrA family protein, which produces MIYSWTKLKRIKQIIEIGKFSMVGILNTLIDFAVFFFCYSIFHINYSLSQISGYTAGTINSFILNKKWTFEDRTTGKIIFIKAIKFGTVNAISLTCSIFVIKIAKTYWVSSILIAKILATLCAQIINYLLYKYWVFLKD; this is translated from the coding sequence ATGATCTATAGCTGGACAAAACTAAAGAGAATAAAGCAAATTATAGAAATAGGTAAATTTTCTATGGTCGGTATTTTAAATACTTTGATAGACTTTGCTGTGTTTTTCTTCTGTTATTCAATTTTTCACATAAATTATTCATTAAGTCAAATAAGCGGCTATACTGCAGGGACAATAAATAGCTTTATTTTAAATAAAAAATGGACCTTTGAAGACAGGACAACAGGGAAGATTATTTTTATTAAAGCTATAAAATTTGGTACTGTAAACGCAATTTCACTAACTTGCTCTATTTTCGTGATAAAAATTGCAAAAACCTATTGGGTAAGCTCGATTTTGATTGCTAAAATTTTAGCGACGTTGTGCGCTCAGATTATAAACTATCTATTATATAAATACTGGGTTTTTCTAAAAGATTAG
- a CDS encoding glycosyltransferase family 2 protein, with protein sequence MKPKVFFVIPCFNEEEVLPFTIDRMNEKLNALVEKDLIHQDSKVLFVDDGSGDNTWKLIKSAAQNERFSGVKLSRNCGHQNALMAGMSYAVNFADCVITLDADLQDDINVIDEFIDKFIQGYEIVYGVRSEREVDTFFKRFTAQSFYKLMRFLGVEIVYNHADYRLMSKRAVEYLMRFEERNLFLRGIIPLIGLKSTTVHYKRQKRMAGKTKYPLKKMLAFAFDGITSFSIKPIRYITLAGFLMFALSIIILIYSIIQKIKGDVVPGWTSLSISIWFIGGMQLMALGLIGEYIGKIYKEVKRRPLFLIEEIADESLKEIE encoded by the coding sequence ATGAAACCTAAGGTATTTTTTGTGATTCCCTGTTTCAACGAAGAAGAAGTATTGCCTTTTACAATTGACAGAATGAACGAAAAGTTAAATGCTCTTGTAGAAAAAGATCTAATACACCAGGATAGTAAAGTGCTTTTTGTTGACGATGGTAGTGGAGATAATACATGGAAACTGATCAAAAGCGCCGCGCAAAATGAGCGTTTTTCTGGCGTGAAACTATCGCGAAACTGCGGACATCAGAATGCATTGATGGCCGGAATGAGCTATGCTGTAAACTTTGCTGATTGTGTCATTACATTGGACGCTGATTTACAAGATGATATAAATGTTATTGATGAGTTTATAGATAAATTTATACAAGGCTATGAAATTGTTTATGGTGTAAGAAGTGAAAGAGAAGTGGATACGTTTTTTAAGAGATTTACTGCTCAGTCTTTTTACAAGCTTATGCGATTTTTGGGTGTCGAGATTGTCTACAACCACGCCGACTACAGGCTTATGAGCAAAAGAGCAGTAGAGTATCTGATGAGATTTGAAGAAAGGAATCTATTTTTACGTGGGATAATACCGCTTATAGGTCTTAAATCTACCACGGTACATTACAAAAGGCAAAAAAGAATGGCAGGAAAAACCAAGTATCCTCTTAAAAAGATGTTGGCATTCGCCTTTGATGGAATTACATCCTTTTCAATAAAGCCAATAAGATATATAACACTGGCAGGTTTTTTAATGTTTGCGCTGAGTATAATAATTCTTATATACTCCATAATTCAAAAGATTAAAGGCGATGTGGTACCGGGTTGGACATCTCTTTCTATTTCAATATGGTTTATCGGTGGAATGCAGCTGATGGCCTTAGGATTGATCGGGGAGTACATAGGTAAAATCTACAAGGAAGTAAAAAGAAGGCCGTTGTTTTTGATAGAAGAGATAGCTGACGAGAGTTTAAAAGAAATTGAATAG
- a CDS encoding glycosyltransferase family 39 protein, protein MTGNFFFADIKEKIFKSLMYFSLLSVAYIFLISLFQRSNIVTGYPSYMLIIIIYMIVFFLLKVQASKIKVGTIGEVSFVIILLSIAFLLRIFYYIFTKPLPVSDFLFYHNYAEKISKGNYLPLDKTCVIFPHRFGFPLFLGFVYFLFGPFVSTGSLFNIFISTMNIVLVYILAKMIYNPNVARVSAVLYALWPSQIMYSSTIASERLFMTLFLTAIILFMKCIEEDSKRSVLLAIICGICVALAQFIRPIAQMLLIVFLIAGIVLSHKRALKGFVKKFVFVFVFFLITMEVLGITTKDLTGITLRSSMGYNLMVGTNYYSHGMYNNEDALILSKYNYDFDKVHKESAKTAIERIRSHPLRFLNLVEEKTRIMWGDELYAISWSFEQSSNTRLLKIPFMKNMLIVVLQIYYLAILFFVFCGLSISRENKKSIVPAMVFSIHVIAYAFLEVQSRYHYPAIVCLIPIAAFGLRNLKILTSPRYLVK, encoded by the coding sequence GTGACGGGTAATTTCTTTTTTGCAGATATTAAAGAAAAAATTTTTAAATCATTGATGTACTTTAGTTTATTGTCTGTGGCCTATATTTTTTTAATATCTCTTTTTCAGCGAAGTAATATAGTTACAGGATATCCTTCTTACATGCTGATTATTATCATATATATGATCGTTTTTTTCCTTCTAAAAGTACAAGCAAGTAAAATAAAAGTTGGTACCATTGGCGAGGTATCTTTTGTCATTATTTTACTATCTATAGCTTTTTTATTGAGAATATTTTATTATATTTTCACGAAGCCGTTACCTGTATCAGATTTTTTGTTTTATCACAATTACGCTGAAAAAATTAGCAAAGGGAATTATCTACCCCTTGATAAGACATGCGTAATATTTCCGCACAGATTTGGTTTTCCTTTATTTTTAGGTTTTGTCTATTTTCTTTTTGGTCCGTTTGTTTCGACAGGGAGTTTGTTTAATATATTTATTTCTACTATGAACATTGTTCTAGTTTACATATTGGCAAAGATGATTTACAATCCTAATGTAGCAAGAGTTTCAGCAGTGCTTTATGCACTTTGGCCATCCCAGATTATGTATTCATCGACAATAGCTTCTGAGCGGTTATTTATGACATTATTTTTAACAGCTATTATACTGTTTATGAAATGTATAGAAGAGGATTCTAAGCGAAGTGTTTTATTGGCTATAATCTGCGGTATTTGCGTAGCATTGGCTCAATTTATCAGGCCAATAGCTCAGATGCTATTAATAGTGTTTTTGATAGCAGGCATCGTTTTAAGCCATAAGCGCGCACTCAAGGGCTTTGTTAAGAAGTTCGTCTTTGTGTTTGTCTTCTTTTTAATAACCATGGAAGTATTAGGCATTACTACAAAAGATCTGACGGGAATAACCCTTCGTTCGTCAATGGGATACAATTTGATGGTTGGTACAAACTATTATTCACACGGAATGTATAACAACGAGGATGCTTTAATACTCAGTAAATACAACTATGACTTTGACAAGGTCCATAAAGAAAGCGCAAAAACTGCAATAGAAAGGATTAGATCACATCCGTTAAGATTTTTGAATCTTGTCGAAGAAAAAACTAGGATAATGTGGGGAGATGAACTATATGCGATAAGCTGGAGCTTTGAGCAGTCTTCTAATACCCGTTTGTTAAAAATTCCATTTATGAAAAACATGTTAATAGTTGTCCTTCAAATTTACTATCTCGCTATTTTGTTTTTCGTGTTTTGTGGATTATCAATAAGTAGAGAAAACAAAAAGTCGATAGTTCCAGCGATGGTATTCTCGATTCACGTTATAGCCTATGCGTTTTTAGAGGTTCAGTCTCGTTATCATTATCCTGCGATAGTTTGTTTAATTCCTATAGCAGCGTTTGGATTGAGAAATTTAAAGATTTTGACCTCTCCAAGGTACTTGGTAAAATAA